From Pseudoalteromonas sp. DL-6, one genomic window encodes:
- the dinG gene encoding ATP-dependent DNA helicase DinG, translating to MLSSSLKKTIRQVHQHVANNLTDYRPRSSQNYLVAEIAKTLAGEYHKKQRICVIEAGTGTGKSLAYCLGALPLALAQKKKLVISTATVALQEQLIAKELPFFKKHSGLDFKFDLVKGRQRYICAHKLHNALNSDSQTQMEFMPTLTSPLSDMETKCLKQLYDAYVNKKWQGDRDSWADTIPDRVWGLIACDKHACQRQMKAHQTCPFQLARQQLMQMDVLVINHSLLLADLDLGGGKILPEPDNTIYVIDEAHHLAHITRDFSSAAATIKGTIDWLDKLTKFSGKMAKVLVGQKGIGQNFKLCDSINDANKDLKVVRDILDNADFEYSKDDTYRFEHGEIPKSLHAKAKDISEATLDALRCLNKMHDTLTQDVSDGDIKPYVADPILAESGQYINRLEQLNKLWFSYATKGEGTPHARWIKRLEYKSHHDHLLSDCPIEVGYYLKDKLWSECAGAVLCSATLSALGSFDHFAYESGLAKEEGVKFIKVPSPFDYPKQATLRIPASSIEPTDKEFSDHIAKTLPEYLNTKKANLVLFASYWQMDHVSKFLRTKGFNLLVQGEMSREALLKLHTKNIDEGKGSILFGTQSLSEGLDLPGKYLENLIITKIPFAVPTSPIEEAQAEFVQSKGGNPFLSITVPDAAKKLVQSCGRLLRKESDIGTITILDRRLITKRYGKAMLDTLPPFKRQIDY from the coding sequence ATGCTATCGAGCTCACTTAAAAAAACAATTAGACAAGTACACCAGCATGTTGCAAATAACCTAACCGATTACCGCCCTCGCAGTAGTCAAAACTATCTAGTTGCTGAAATCGCCAAAACATTAGCCGGTGAATACCATAAAAAACAACGTATTTGTGTTATTGAAGCAGGCACGGGTACCGGTAAGTCATTAGCTTACTGTCTAGGCGCCCTGCCACTGGCATTAGCACAAAAAAAGAAACTGGTTATTTCTACGGCTACGGTGGCTTTACAAGAGCAGTTAATCGCTAAAGAGCTACCATTTTTTAAAAAGCACTCAGGGCTCGATTTTAAATTTGATTTAGTAAAAGGCCGCCAACGTTATATTTGTGCACACAAACTTCATAATGCGCTGAACAGCGATAGTCAAACTCAAATGGAGTTTATGCCTACCCTTACATCGCCACTTAGTGATATGGAAACTAAATGCTTAAAGCAACTTTACGATGCCTATGTAAACAAAAAATGGCAAGGCGATAGAGACAGCTGGGCTGATACCATTCCTGATAGGGTATGGGGACTAATCGCCTGCGATAAGCATGCTTGCCAACGCCAGATGAAAGCACACCAAACATGTCCTTTTCAACTCGCCCGCCAGCAGTTAATGCAAATGGATGTATTAGTTATAAACCATTCGTTACTATTAGCCGATTTAGATTTAGGGGGCGGAAAAATTTTACCCGAACCCGACAATACCATTTATGTAATCGATGAAGCGCATCACCTTGCGCATATTACCCGCGATTTTTCATCTGCTGCAGCTACAATAAAAGGCACGATAGATTGGCTCGACAAACTCACTAAATTTAGTGGCAAAATGGCCAAAGTGTTAGTGGGGCAAAAAGGTATTGGGCAAAACTTTAAATTATGCGATAGCATTAACGATGCAAACAAAGATTTAAAAGTAGTCCGCGATATTCTCGACAACGCCGATTTTGAATATTCAAAAGACGATACCTATCGCTTTGAACATGGTGAAATTCCTAAATCGCTACACGCTAAGGCAAAAGACATTAGCGAAGCCACGCTTGATGCATTACGGTGTTTGAATAAAATGCACGACACCCTCACACAAGATGTAAGCGACGGTGATATTAAACCTTATGTTGCCGACCCCATTCTGGCTGAAAGTGGGCAATACATAAACCGGTTAGAACAACTTAATAAATTATGGTTTAGTTACGCTACTAAAGGCGAAGGCACACCGCATGCGCGTTGGATAAAGCGACTTGAATATAAAAGCCATCATGATCACTTGCTTAGCGACTGCCCTATTGAGGTCGGTTACTATTTAAAAGATAAGCTGTGGAGCGAATGTGCTGGAGCCGTGTTATGCTCAGCTACCTTGAGCGCACTAGGTTCATTTGATCACTTTGCCTATGAAAGCGGTCTTGCTAAAGAAGAAGGGGTAAAGTTCATTAAAGTCCCCTCTCCGTTTGACTACCCAAAACAGGCCACTCTGCGAATTCCTGCATCGAGCATAGAGCCAACAGATAAAGAATTTAGCGATCATATTGCGAAAACATTACCCGAGTATCTGAACACTAAAAAAGCCAATTTAGTGTTGTTTGCCTCTTACTGGCAAATGGACCATGTAAGTAAGTTTCTTAGAACAAAAGGATTTAACTTATTAGTACAAGGTGAAATGTCACGAGAAGCTTTACTCAAATTACATACTAAAAATATTGATGAAGGCAAAGGTAGTATTTTATTTGGCACCCAAAGCCTCTCTGAAGGGCTTGATTTACCAGGTAAATATTTAGAAAATCTAATTATTACAAAAATTCCATTTGCGGTGCCTACCTCGCCTATCGAAGAAGCACAAGCGGAGTTTGTGCAAAGTAAAGGCGGTAATCCATTTTTATCTATAACCGTGCCAGACGCAGCAAAGAAATTGGTACAAAGCTGTGGTAGACTGCTGCGCAAAGAAAGTGATATTGGCACAATAACTATTTTAGATAGACGCTTAATCACCAAACGATATGGCAAAGCCATGCTCGACACCTTACCACCTTTTAAAAGACAAATAGATTACTGA
- a CDS encoding TSUP family transporter, giving the protein MFELALDPTTWAILCGVALLAGFIDAIAGGGGLLTVPALLTAGLPPHLTLGTNKLAASFGSLTASITYYKKQLFNPKFWLASILATAIGALLGTLLVDHLSIDFLNKLLPIIIILVACYSLFGNLSTTQSDALPKLTPALKVKQWLQGLSLGFFDGLAGPGAGTFWTASNGMLYKMSLLLNCGLARSMNFVSNFISLITFVALGHVNFLLGITMGFFIMLGAWFGAHSAIRFGSKFIRPVFNTMVILLALKLIYEAYF; this is encoded by the coding sequence ATGTTTGAACTTGCACTCGACCCAACAACTTGGGCTATTTTATGTGGCGTTGCACTTTTAGCTGGCTTTATTGATGCTATTGCTGGCGGTGGTGGTTTACTCACTGTACCGGCACTGTTAACGGCGGGGTTACCTCCTCATTTAACGCTTGGCACTAATAAATTGGCCGCCAGTTTTGGCTCGTTAACCGCCAGTATTACCTATTATAAAAAACAATTATTTAACCCGAAGTTCTGGCTCGCCTCTATTTTGGCCACCGCTATAGGCGCTTTACTGGGCACTCTACTTGTTGATCATTTAAGCATCGACTTTTTAAACAAGTTGCTGCCTATAATCATTATCCTAGTGGCTTGTTATAGTTTGTTTGGTAACTTAAGCACCACACAAAGTGATGCGCTCCCTAAGCTCACTCCCGCTTTAAAAGTAAAACAATGGTTACAGGGGCTCAGTTTAGGTTTTTTTGATGGTTTAGCCGGCCCTGGTGCGGGTACCTTTTGGACTGCCTCAAACGGTATGCTTTATAAAATGAGTTTGTTACTTAATTGTGGTTTGGCGCGTTCAATGAACTTTGTTTCTAACTTTATCTCGCTGATCACCTTTGTTGCACTTGGCCATGTTAACTTTTTACTGGGAATTACAATGGGCTTCTTTATCATGCTTGGTGCATGGTTTGGCGCACATTCAGCGATTCGTTTTGGTAGTAAATTTATTCGCCCAGTATTTAATACGATGGTTATACTTTTAGCATTAAAACTAATTTACGAGGCATACTTTTAA
- a CDS encoding primosomal replication protein, with protein sequence MQPAALDKLRQQVATLKQQAEQFDKAKLFSKNRYMQAQPSLFDRAVFSTKSMNLADYVVEIEDEIASLPPSEHRHAYTYALERIASQVQAVFNVIKSTPIWVKENKSHYKPRAKQPVYKQAVQKIMQSSHELYDELKQNHEFERRLVLMIEERKLQMEKASPAQAQKLNQEILTTHARLGRCRKAISATEDKIQQVEKQQLR encoded by the coding sequence ATGCAACCTGCCGCTTTAGATAAACTACGCCAACAAGTTGCCACGCTTAAGCAACAGGCAGAGCAATTTGACAAAGCAAAGCTCTTTTCTAAAAACCGGTATATGCAGGCACAGCCGAGCTTATTTGACAGAGCCGTATTTAGTACCAAAAGCATGAACTTAGCCGACTATGTAGTAGAAATAGAAGATGAAATAGCCAGCCTACCACCGAGCGAACACCGTCATGCTTACACCTATGCACTTGAGCGCATTGCCAGTCAGGTACAAGCGGTATTTAATGTTATTAAGTCGACTCCTATTTGGGTGAAAGAAAATAAAAGTCATTATAAGCCTCGTGCTAAACAGCCTGTTTATAAACAAGCGGTGCAAAAAATCATGCAATCATCCCACGAATTATATGATGAACTTAAACAAAACCATGAATTTGAGCGCCGCCTGGTATTAATGATTGAAGAGCGTAAATTACAGATGGAAAAAGCATCACCAGCGCAAGCACAAAAGCTTAATCAAGAAATTTTAACTACTCATGCACGACTCGGGCGTTGTAGAAAAGCGATTTCTGCCACCGAAGACAAAATTCAACAAGTAGAAAAACAACAGCTACGCTAA
- a CDS encoding histone deacetylase has product MQLFYHDLYSQLELPERHRFPIKKYQQLKHEVERLGYTRFISPSPATTAQLSLCHSSDYIADFLNGSLTDKAVKKMGFPHSPELVERTLYSVGASIQAAENALQTGLAANLSGGYHHAYSNYGSGFCIFNDLAIAAAHLIATEQADTVLIFDCDVHQGDGTAQITQHHEQIISCSIHCEQNFPRQKQHSTYDFGLPANTTDAEYLTTLEQALELCVRLHQPDIILYNAGADIYTKDELGLFDVSLAGVYKRDFAVLNFCKQRNIPLTCALGGGYQRNINNLVSVHKQLFKAALDL; this is encoded by the coding sequence ATGCAGCTTTTTTATCACGACCTGTACTCGCAATTAGAGTTACCTGAACGCCATCGATTTCCAATTAAAAAGTATCAACAGCTCAAGCATGAAGTTGAACGTTTAGGCTATACGCGGTTTATATCGCCTTCGCCAGCAACTACAGCGCAGTTAAGCTTATGCCATAGCTCAGATTATATTGCTGACTTTTTAAACGGGTCGTTAACTGACAAAGCGGTTAAAAAAATGGGATTTCCGCACTCACCTGAACTAGTCGAGCGAACCCTTTATTCTGTTGGTGCCAGTATTCAAGCAGCTGAGAATGCACTGCAAACCGGCTTAGCGGCTAATTTAAGTGGCGGTTATCATCATGCTTACAGCAATTACGGCAGTGGCTTTTGTATTTTTAATGATTTAGCTATTGCGGCAGCCCACCTTATTGCAACGGAGCAAGCCGACACCGTATTAATATTTGATTGCGACGTACATCAAGGTGACGGCACAGCACAAATAACCCAGCACCATGAGCAGATAATTAGCTGCTCAATTCACTGTGAACAAAACTTTCCTCGGCAAAAGCAACACTCAACCTATGACTTTGGCTTGCCAGCAAACACCACAGATGCAGAGTATTTAACAACACTAGAGCAAGCTCTTGAGTTATGTGTTCGTCTCCACCAGCCCGATATTATTTTATATAATGCGGGCGCCGATATTTATACCAAAGACGAACTCGGCTTATTTGATGTTTCTCTAGCTGGTGTGTATAAACGCGACTTTGCTGTTCTTAACTTTTGTAAGCAGCGAAACATACCACTGACGTGCGCTTTAGGTGGCGGTTATCAACGTAACATCAACAATTTAGTTAGTGTCCATAAGCAACTATTTAAAGCGGCTCTCGATTTATAA